The genomic region CAAAAAGTTGTGGGATCGACAGTGAAGACTGGGAGATCGACCGGAAGATCGCGATTGACGGGTTGACGAACACTGGTATAGTCAATAGTTAAAAACAGTCCATTGTCCAAAGTCTTCTAAgttcagattttaaatgtttttgacaTCATTTCAGCAAGGAAGCCAAAGAGGACTTCTCTTATCATGACTTTAAGATCTTAGGGAAATGCAGCACAGGAAGGCCACAACCCCTGACCATCACAAGGGAAAAGATGTTCTTCATGACTGTTGCCAATGTTTACCTTTTGCGCAAAGGCCTAAAACAGAATTAACTTACTGCATTGCTATCCTGTATTTCTTACAAAGCTATTTCAGTTTACAGTGATACTTCAGTGAAAATGCTATCTTTGCATATGTACACGTTTGTCTGTTTAGTCAGactgtctcactctgtctgaACGCTCTTGAAATTGTTAAAAAATTTTGGCCACACTGTTACAGCCACACATGAAACAATCCTATCAAACTGTTTAAGATGTTAAATGCATCAGAAAGGTCACATGTCCTTTTTAAACAAGTTTTAGTCTGACTAAGTGTTTCAAATGAAAGTCTGGAGTACTGCTACTAGcactgatttaaatatgttttaattgtttgtgtAAAAAGCAACATCTTCTCAGTGtttgaggggggaaaaaagttactgtttctataaaaacatctgttatttcatgttttatatatgtCTTACGTTGAAACAATCGTATTGACAAATTGCGAGTGAAATCTACATAAGTATTCTTTATATAGAAAGTCTTACTAATAAATTAActttagatgtttgatttgGATTTACAAAGAATTTCTGCATTGAAATTGTTACCAAGCTTTTTGTAAGTAAATATGCCTCCAAATTGTGTTCAGTGTGGGCTGAGATTGGAGCTGCTGAAATTGtaatatattcaaatatatataatttattatattgCTTTAAATAAGCCCTAGTCATAGACTGGCACATGTCCAGGGTGATATTGACTGTATTTGCTGTTGCGTAAAATGATGTGTAATTATTATGTCAGATCTTTAGAGTGTTAATATTTGATTGTGGTATCAGCAGTTGGGCGTcagtattgttgttattaatctCATGTGACCCTGGACATGACcagtttattattaatctgTTATATGAGAAGACTTTGTCACTGGATGGGAAGAACAACAAGACTTGAAACAACAATCAAACATTAACAGACAATAAATCACCACATTAGATAAGATGACAGTATGAAGTAGGGGGCAGACATTCCAGTTTTGGTTCACCCAAGGCATGAAGCCTGCACTATGAAGCAGTTAGTAAGATAACTCCTGCAGGGTTACAAAGGTGGTTCAcatcttttatttcattgttgaAAAGATATTAAAAACACGGTTTTGACATAAAATATACATCAATAGATAGTGCAAAGGAAGTACCTAAACTAGTTAAGCAGTAATAGTAATAACAGTTACAAACGTGATGTTATAATAAGAACCAAAGGATAAGAATGAGTGTGTATATGAAACATAGAAGTAAAGTgtttatactgtgtgtgtgcgtgtgcgtctgtgtgtgtgtgtgtgcgtgtgcgtctgtgtctgtgtctgtgtgtctgtgtgtggcttAGTGCTGTTGGCTCAACACATGAGGCAAACTATGTATTGTGAGTGTGAATAGGGCTTTGTGGCAGTACAGTGGATTAGCATGAGAATGGTGTGTGAGTGCTAGAAGGCCAGTACTTCATTTCTGTcactctgcagctccagctctcTCCCCTCAGCCTGTTGCTTCTCCACACCATCAGCTGTGTCTAAACCCTGCTCTCCACCTTCACTCTGCTCCGTTCATTGTCGACCCTCCTTgttctcgtcttcctcctctcagaaaCTGGTGCCGACATGGAGAATAACTGCACCTTCCTATACTTTGCATATGGTAGCAACCTGCTGAAGGAGCGGCTGCAGCTCAGAAATCCTTCTGCAACCGTAAACTGTGTGGCCATGCTCAAGGTACAGTCTTATATCAAAGATATTAGGTTCCATCCAAAAAAGGGGATCACTTACTATTTCTATCTCTCTGTGTCAGGACTATAAATTAGAGTTTGGGAACCATAAAGGCCTTGCCAATGTCCGTTGGCATGGAGGTGTGGCCACCATAGAGCACTGCCCAGGGGACGAGGTGTGGGGTGTGGTGTGGAGAGTGGACaattctgatctggagtctcTAGACaggttgttttcatttatcttCTTCTTTAATGCCACTAATTCTTTGAATGTTTTCCTGCAAAACTGATGTCTgccaaatgtgattttttttgttgtgtgtacgtgtgtgtgctctcACTCAGTCAAGAAAATGTGACCTTAGGTAGGTACAACCCT from Pleuronectes platessa chromosome 10, fPlePla1.1, whole genome shotgun sequence harbors:
- the ggctb gene encoding gamma-glutamylcyclotransferase b, which encodes MENNCTFLYFAYGSNLLKERLQLRNPSATVNCVAMLKDYKLEFGNHKGLANVRWHGGVATIEHCPGDEVWGVVWRVDNSDLESLDSQENVTLGRYNPVDVSVNTKGQELNCRTYIMNSCVYAPPSPHYLQVIVMGAEQNGLPRDYQEKLRAIKTNQYEGPLPMMAELEKARRAKEKANQHSDA